Below is a genomic region from Dehalococcoides mccartyi.
AGTTTTCACTTAAGATCTCCTAATCAAGTATTTGACACTAATAACCAGTTTAAGGAAAATATAAATACGGAAGGGCACTAAAAGTTATCTCTAATCCAGCTAGCTTAAATACCTTCCTTTCTGGCGGCCTCTGATACAGGCCGCCGGTTTTTATTTTCAAAGCTCACTACTATCAAAACCTAATTTCCGTTTCCAGAGCGAGCCTTAAAACCATATATCAGACCATGCAACGCCATATATAATGTTCGTATCATAATGTTCGTATCATAATGTTCGTCATGGAATATTAACCCCCCGCAGACAAAACCGTCAATACGCCGAAATGCGTATTTTAACTGAATTTTGGGGTATACTTTAGGATATATAACAATGCTAAACCTGTATTCTTTAGAGATTGATAGTTATTTGTATTTAATGTCTGGTTTATTGTTTAATACTTAGACAGGCTGATATTTACCAAAATACAGATTGGGGAAACAGGATTATGCCAAGCAACAATACTTTTGAGATTTGGTCTATGCTGATGCAGGCAAGGGCAGGCGCTTATAATGTCCGCCGCAAAGAGCTGCTTGATACAGGAATTACACCTGAACAGGCAGGTATACTGAATATTTTGCATGTGGGAAGAGATACCGTAGTAACTCCCGCCAAAATTTCCAAAATATTTTTACGCGAACCCCATACCGTCTCGGTAACCCTAAAGGGAATGGAAGCCAAAGGGCTGCTGGAACTAAGAAAAGACCTGGAAAGACGGAATATGATTCGGGTAGTGATAACGGAAGCAGGGGAGAACGCCAGAAACGCTGCGTTTTTACTGCCGAAAGTCCAGAAAATATTTGAGGATTTTTCTGACGAGGAAATAGACCAGCTTAAGGGTTTGCTCCAAAGAGTACGGGATAAATCTATAATCGAGCTTTCTACCCCAAAAATTAAAACCGGTTATGACTTGAACATACTTCACAGTTACGACACCGAAATATCGTATAAAAACAAACCCTGATAAAAATTGATAATAAAGCGGGGGATTAAAATCCCCCGCTCTGAGTTGATTGGTAAACCTTATTTAGGCTTTCTTTACTCTCCGGGCAACCATCTGCCATGAAAGAGCCAGCAGAATAAGAGCCGGCAACCCAAGCACCAGCAGGAACATGCCGGCGGCCTTGGTTTCAAACTCATCTATACTGCCGAAATAATTCTGAATAGTAAGCAGGAGCAGAACCAAGCCTGCTATACCAATCAGCCATTCATACCACTTCAGGCTGAAATTGTTACGTTTCATCAGCCAGAACAGCCCCATAAACAATGCGCCAACTATTAAACCAACTATTAACCACATATTTTATTCTACCTCCTAGTAACTTCCGCCCTGAATACCGCAGGTGCTGTCAAACCCACCGATAGGCTGGGGCATATCCCACCAGTTTTCAAGGTCTTCACCTTCTCTGAGACCATAACCAAAGGCCTTGTCTGCCTGCCACAGGAAGCTGTTGAAAACAGGAGTGGTGGACAAAGTGGCTTTGACATAATCATGGATAGCATTCTTGCCGGTATTAAACGTACAAGTACCCATACAGGCACCGCATGTACCCAGCTGGACTCTGCCCAACCAGCAGTCAACGCTGTTTGTCCAAAACTGTTTCTTGCCGGGTACGTGAGTGGTATCTTCCTGACCATACAGCTTGGGAATTTCCCAAGTAGGCTCGTGATCTGTGGGGATAGCATTCCAGGGGCAGCTGTCTGCACACTTGGTGCAGGTATGGCAGAAACGCCACATACCGGCATCAATGGGTGGGGTAGGCTCAAGAGGCAAATCGGTAATCAGGTGGAAAAGGCCGGTTATTGAGCCAAATTCGGGATTGTTAAACGCACCTACGTTGCGGGCACCTTCACCCAGACCGGTCAATATGGCACTGGCAATAGTAGGTACAGCACCATTCATGGGCAGGGTATAACCATAACACTGATAACCCAAAGATTTAATAAAAGCCTGAATCTTGGGCTGAATCTGCGACATGGTAGTATACCGGCTGAGGTTAGCCGCATTCTGAAGTGCGGAGCTGGGTGAACAACGGAACATTTCCTTTGACATGGCAACAGTGAAAGTAAACTCGTACAAAGGTACATTGGAGGGGAAGACCATCTTTTCAGTAGTCTCGTACCCAACCGGTACATCTTCAAAAAAGTACTGTTTGCACTGGGTAAGCGGGGGAGGCCAGGCACCTTGGTAAGCAGTGGCGGCATTACCCTTGTCAAAGGTACGGAAAAGCTTGTCCTTGTAAC
It encodes:
- a CDS encoding MarR family winged helix-turn-helix transcriptional regulator, which encodes MPSNNTFEIWSMLMQARAGAYNVRRKELLDTGITPEQAGILNILHVGRDTVVTPAKISKIFLREPHTVSVTLKGMEAKGLLELRKDLERRNMIRVVITEAGENARNAAFLLPKVQKIFEDFSDEEIDQLKGLLQRVRDKSIIELSTPKIKTGYDLNILHSYDTEISYKNKP
- a CDS encoding reductive dehalogenase, which codes for MPNFHSIVSRRDFVKALGLTGAGIGTAAAAAPVFQDLDDVTASPNAEWKRPWWVKQRELDDPTTEIDWDMMYRSDGRMVGQVRSVQIKYLGEEEVNRRNAVGTKFTSDGLKNNTPGLRLRDQALAAGVMSMLPMAMGQIPSMSFMGPSTATPEARGVAKYQGTPAENSRMLRSALIFYGAAQVGYGEVTQRYKDKLFRTFDKGNAATAYQGAWPPPLTQCKQYFFEDVPVGYETTEKMVFPSNVPLYEFTFTVAMSKEMFRCSPSSALQNAANLSRYTTMSQIQPKIQAFIKSLGYQCYGYTLPMNGAVPTIASAILTGLGEGARNVGAFNNPEFGSITGLFHLITDLPLEPTPPIDAGMWRFCHTCTKCADSCPWNAIPTDHEPTWEIPKLYGQEDTTHVPGKKQFWTNSVDCWLGRVQLGTCGACMGTCTFNTGKNAIHDYVKATLSTTPVFNSFLWQADKAFGYGLREGEDLENWWDMPQPIGGFDSTCGIQGGSY